The sequence GCTTTGTTGACTTTACCTCGTGCGTTTGACTGATGACTTTTAGTCCTTCAGCTAAGGTGTTCCGTACTACTCTTCATAATTATTTTCCTATATTTTTCATCGCTTAACGCTCTTTAAAGATTTTAACTTTTTGATATAGCCCACAAAACTAGCAATTTTGCTtcagtttttacattttttacccATACTTCTAAATATTCCTAGTTTCTACTAAATCGTAGAACCTTCGTATCACACTCTTCCCCGCAGAGCAAATCATTCGTGTTTGTCAGGACAGCACAAATAAAACGTTTGTCACAAGGGTCAAATATTAAGTGCCGTCATCCATAAAGATTTCAGGGATAAGGAGTGGGGTAAGATGGGTTCTAAAAAGGGTGGGGGAGGGTTCTAAAAAAGTggtctttattttaaaatacaacACGAAATATAACTGGACTACATAAAACTAAATTACCTCTTTCTAGAATAATAGAGTCGGTGTCGTGCGGCGTTTCCATGGAACCTGCTTGTTTGACGTGATCTAAAAATGAAGAGTGGAGCATTTTTAGAATAACGTCACAAGAAGGCTCCATAGACACGACAGCCGACTAAAAAACGTCTCATAATATTATATACATCTACAAACGATACTGGTACACATTATACAATAAGTTTGAAGTTGGTATGAACACAACACTACATAAGAAATGCTCCACTACTTAAAGCTACCATTTTAGATGTAAGCGAATGTCAAATTGGAGGAGTAACAGAAAAGCGGGAACGTTGTTACAGGTAAACAAAATTAGTTGATTTGATTCAACAAGCTGATTTTTCGGTCGCTGtatcaaaaattataaaaaacaaaagaacagtATCTTTTAAACCAATCACCGCAGTCAAAACATTACGCCACGTTATGCGGTTGCAAGTTTGCTGAAAATCCACCTGAATGGTGTAAGCCATCGCAGGATAGCGATAAAAAAAGGACGGAGAAGAGTAGGAGAGAAagcaaatttaaataaaatttcataTGATCTAATTTACGGAACAGGAAATTTTACAGAATACAtgcaaagtatatatatataaataaatatacatcTCAACGCATTAGTTTTGCAATTTGGATAAAGCCTTGTTCTTACTGTTCAGATAGGCGTCATTGACAAGTTGTTGTAACGTAAATATGTAATCATGAATTTTCATTGCGTTTCCGAGATGCACGCCGAGAATGTGGTGGATCTCCTGCACGGTGAGTAAAAGAAGAGAATGGCCGTCAACCTCctagaaaataatttataaagatATACATCATTGACATACATATGGAAGAAATACAAAGctgcaaaaaaatatcaagCTGTTGGTCAAGAGTGTTTCTTTCATTCTGCTGCAATTTCATTTGCGAAAGTTTCTTAATTAACGTCTTTATGAAGTTTGAGTTTCATTGAGATAAATGAAATCACATTTTATGTATTTGATTGGAAGGTTTGGAGGAAAACGTGCTCAAGAAACACTTGCTTTGTTCTTATGCCTCCAAATATAGAAATTATATAGACATCAAATTTGAATATCATTAAACTGTTCTTTAAATGGGGTTGTACAGAGTTTCTTATAAAACGATTTCTTGTTAACAAAAAGGAAGAAGTAGTGGGAAATATTTGACAACGAACCTGATCGTAGAACAGCTTGGCATACTTCTCTTCCCCAGCCGTCGTGATAAAAGATGCAACGTGTTTTTTAGTCCAAACTAATGGATTTTTGGGTAAATCTTTGCAGATGTTTCGTACTTTAACGAAACGATGTCTCATTATCTCGTCCAGTCCTGGGTGCGAGCGTGCCATGTTGGACAACGTATGCATGTCTTCCACATTAGTGGCAGCCATGTTGGCCGTTTGTGAATTTGTTGGCCGATTTGGAGTAAATACATGGTCAGTTTGTAACGCTTTGCCCAGCTTAAGGATAATTTTACTTTTATCGCCTCGCTTTGTCACGATTTTTTCCACAATACGGTAATCGCCCTTGCCGGGAATTTTTATGGAGTTATCTTGAGTGGCAACTTTCGTATCGACAATGAGTGTGCTTTCCTCGTCGTCTCCCATATCATCACATAGATCAATCACAGTTTTGGCAGCATCCTGTTTATGCGGCTTCTCTCGATTAATAGACTGACTTGGTTGTTCAGTTTTTTTGGATTTGCTTTGCTTGTATTGATCAAGCAAATGAGATTTGGTCTGCGAACGGCGAGTAGCACGAAGCATAGCAACAACACTGTTCAGTGAACGCCTTTCGCGACTTGAGTTTGGCGACAGTAAATAGTCGACATCGCTCCCTTGGTTGCCGTCGTTGTCGTGAAGGTTTTTCTCAAACATTTCATCTTCCTTTTTACTAAGATCGTTTGGTTTGACGcgaataaaacttaaaaaacttaaatctGCTGCCGAGTATTTACACGGATCATTGTCTTCTGTTTTAGATTTATCCACatcatcgtcgtcatcgtcaATAGTTACAACTTCAGCCGGAAGACGTCCGTCGGCGTCAAGATGGAAATGACGTTTAATACTCTCTTCTGAGTTGTACTCTTCAGCGAGTCGATTTATACAAACGATTGCAATTGACGTGTCGGTTGTCGTATCGTTTTTGTCATCGTACGTCACTCGGTTTCTTGAAACCCCACGACGACCTTTTAAATAGTGACGCGACTTTTGCCGTTTTTCTTTTGGTTTATCTTTCTTTGAATCTTTCGCGTCGGAGCTTTTGTCGTGTAATTTTCCCTTACGTAAAACTTCGAGACGATTTTTACGCGTAGCAGTGTGTCTAGAAAGAAAAGGAGTAAACACTACACTAAATCAGAAGTTTTCTGAAAAAAGCGCGGGGGCGATATATATCCGCGATATATAAATAATACCAAAGTAAACAGATAATTTTTCCAGAGTCCTCGAAAGAGCAACTTTTACATCGATGATGCTAGTTTTAAACTTCGAACGTCGGAAAAACTACATGTATTTCAAATGTTGTGTGACGCAGACACAGATTTAAGCGCGAATTAAAtaacatatttacaaaaatttacacgCCTCAGAAAAAGTTTTGCAAATATccttctcaaaaatgtttaaggTAAATGCACCGTTACTGTGAGCGCTACTGATgtttcttctcaaaaatgatttgatTTAATTTCGTGCGAACTGTAAAAGTTTCAGTGGGAGCAGCTTCTTTTTTTTCCGAGGTTAAGTAACAATCACACGTTACGTCACACGTACTTAAGCAAAGCTCCATAGTGATTGgtcaataaacaaacaaacgttgGAAAGGGAAACAACAACGCTTATCAATGGGAGAGCGATCTCAATTGCTCCCGCAAAGACTCGCAAAATtctaagaaatgagaaactacctgagccattaattgctccctaCATTCCATCACAATTTTGTCTGGCTGAACAATAtgaattcatctcacatggaaattaatattatttttcttattatttgcagtaaaaaataaccgaaatatatataaaaaaagataagataaaatagataaaaaagattttataataaaatatgcgtttataaacttattcaaTTTATTAAGATCGTTCGCCCAGTCTAAATTAATATAACCTTGGGCGAGCGATTTGTTGCTTGAGTGTTATTTACTGATAGGCTTGCGGGGTAAAAATAAGGATGGACTTCATCGCAGATGCTAAATATGTTACTCGTGAAacgtattttaaaaagtttatacgCCTTATTGTACATGTCACACGTATTGTACAAAAAACTTCAACTGATTGGTTAATATCTATCTAAAGAACAGCTTCTCATTGGCTAAATAACAATGGTAGTTATGACCACGGATGATTAATTGTTAACCTTGCGTCTAAATTAAAtctctggtagcgcttaattagcaaaaaaaatatgtattgaaGTGATTTGAGACATAAATTACAATCGacttgtgaaaatataattaaaaacgtTGTTCAGTTCAAAGTTTGGCATTTTCTTTAGTTTTGCGGAAAACCACGACCCCCTGAATGTACGgcatttaataataaaatcaggAGGTGCAGGAGTTATAGAAGCAAAAGTGCTAAGGGATAAAATGATAGATTTTTCGAAAttcgaaaaaaaacaaaataacaaaacaaacaaaaacaaacaacaacaacaacaacaacaataataataaaaaagcttttctccccatttttaacttcttagtaaacccaaaaaaaaaacaccaaaaaaacaaagaaacgatataaacaaatatgttgattgaataaaataaacaaacaaacaaacacggAAATCAAATTACCTTAAACTTGATATTCGATTCTTCTGTTCCAAAGCTAGAAGAACGAAAAAAAAAccaaattgaacaaactttttaCTTGCAGTGAGGGaatgatgtaaacattgatcCTTCTGATATGAAGTAATTATTTAAATTGTCACGCTCTAATAAACAGACAACAAAAAGGTGTTAATTAACTGATCGAGACAAAACACAAGTTAAAAACAGCTTCAGAAGTCAATAACAACATAGACAATTAAAAAGTAACAGCGGGGGAGAGTCAGTGGGGGGAGTGTTTATACATTTCCTTATCAGTTTCGACAAGTGTGAATTCTGAAAAATAGTAAAATCTTGTAGAAacgtgtaaaataaaaaaaccctgtCCTATGTTCTGTTGAATGGAGAAAGAGGCGCAACAAATTATTCGTTTTATAAATTTCAcccattgaaattttttttgcagtagCTACAGTATAGAATCACACTTGCTAACTCTGTGTTGTAAAccacaaaatatattaaaactacgacttaattaaaaaagattCCAAACTTTCAACTCACTTTCAGcaatagataataaaaaaatcggcATTTTATACACCTGGATAATTTCTATCAACAACATCCATACATGATAGGAAAAAGAACAAAGTTTTATTCCGGTAATGGCATCATCGATTAACAACTGCAGTGTTTCGACAAGCTTCTGTAAGACAATCTCTTTATACAACTGCAGTGTTTCAACAAGCTTCTGTCGGACAGTCTCTTTTATGAGGATTGATTAATCGTTTTGACAAGTTACATAAAAGAACTGTCAACTCTATTGtgattacaacaacaacaacttcgaATACACAGATTAACAGATCAATAGAGTACCATGTCTAACTTGTTAAATCTAATGATGCGGAAAGTACCGTTGCTATTGGAAACAATCCCAGTTACGAGAGTTATTAATAATCGAGTCAAACGCTGCATTTTATAACGGGAATTATTTGCAATGTCAAAAGGTTGCAGCAAATCTAGATTTTAGTAACAGTTTGTTTGCTTTGGAATGAAAAAgtcttaaataaatattttcccAAATTTCAACCTGCAAACATCAAGAATTATTGGACATTGCTCAAAACGATGGATAGTCCATATAATTGTACATTTTTGAGTACGAAATTCTGATTTTCTTGGGGTTTCTTCATTTAATTacgtatttcaaaaatttttgattttttcagtACATTCTTGCTAATTGTTCTCTCCCTGTGCACAATTcgaaaatattctaaaatttgcaATAACTAATAAGCTGAGGCGCCTTAAAAACCGCTTTATCTTGTAGGAAATTCAGTCTACTTTCATAAATGTCGATCATGAGTGTCGGTAGATTTTTAGATATAGCTTTTAATAGTAACCCAGACTAACCGCTCTGCTGCTGGTAGAAGGGAATGAAAAGCATAGACCAATGAAAAAACACCTACTGTTTGGTCTTGGCCATTGCAGTTCATGTCCGGTTGCTTCACACCATCCAACAGGAAAAATGTCATGCGAATCAACATGAAACACCTGATCACTGCGCGTATCACCATCAATGTTCAACCAAATATGGCGTCCAACTACTTTTGAAATAGTACTGACGCATATATTTCCTCTGTTTTCTTTATCAACAGCTTCCAACTTCATTCCCACTTCTAGCTTTACATCGTCATATATCTGAAATATATCCATTTTAAGGTGACaagagattttttaaatactacaccACCAGCAACACATAACAATGAATATagtacaacaataacaataacaacaacaattgcaatcttattaaaaaaagctgGACAGCACCACAATCACCTATTTCATCACAGAAAATATTCGATGCAAGAAATGCATGTTCAGATTGTCAACAAGAATATATTACTATAAACTAAATAACCTCAGGAGTAAAGAATGGAGATTCAGACCAAAACAAGCACAATTCATCATATTGCAAATACTTAAAAACAAGTTGATAGAGACTttagtagtatttaaaaaaaatcatacagAAATGTAATTGGGTTATAAAAACCTAAATgatatttaatttaaaagaaaactaAAGGCACGAGTTCCTTATGATTACCAAcatgatgaggtgacaaaacaggaAGCTGTAATGATAATATGCAAATTACCTGTGCAAAAAATGACTCAGGAATGGGTTCtgactttgtatactttaaatATCCATCCCAGGTAAATTTCCCAATGTAACCTGAAAGATAAacattgtttactttttaaactggATATCTCAAGTTTACTAAATTAAACAACTCACATAACAAAGAAATAGCAGTTTGTAGTGGAGGTAAACTACTAAGAGAAAACAAGCCCTACCTTTTGGTTGGTGCAATGTGACACCGTTCCGTGTGCAAAAACCAATGGGAAAAATGCAAGGTGAGTTTCTATGTGCCACGAAAGAGTTCAAAATCAAATCATCTTGTGTCGACAAAAGATTATCTACTTTCACAAGAAAATAATAGTTGTCGAAAATACGTGCCACAGAGGCGACATATATGGATGTTGGGTCGTTGGGATGGAGGGCTTCAAGTTTCATGCCCAAACGTAGATTATGCTCTATCTTGTTCGGCCAGCCCTGTTCATGAAATTATAAGAGAAATGAAACAACTATAGGAAAAAAAAGGGGGAAACAAATAAGAATAAAGTATAAATTTGTAAAACAAACACACGAAGGATCAGTTAAAAAATACAACATACCACAAATAATGCTTTAAATAAAGAATTATCAGTTCTTTTTGacaaagaaagtaatttctcagTGATGCGGCTAAATTGAGCATGAGTAAATGTAAAATAacctaaaattaagaaaaatgaaattgaaaagaaaTAACACTGCCATCAATGGTGGCCATGAATATTTACATATGAGAATACTTCTGTGAGTCAGAATATTAGTGAAAATTGCTGAAATTGCCAAGGCACATAACCATTGGATAATTctcctttttgttttgttaattaaTTACATGGtgcaattaatttttgatcagCAGTTAATTAATTAAAATCTTTCGAGTCTATAGCACCTTGATTCtgattgtaaaaaataaattggttAAACACCCATTCTACTGATTAGGACTTTGTGGTTTCAACAACAATTATAAATTTTGGGTGGAAACAACTACAAAATATCAAGCTAAAGTCTTATAAATTTTCTCTGGCATTTATAATGAAAACAGTAGGTCAAAATTAGctaaagtgatttaaaaatagAAGGAAAAAGAcctacaataacaaaaaaaaaaatctaataaaaaacagtttttcatCAATTAAACCCTCTACACATTTTTTCAGGTGTGGCAGAAAATCAACTTTAATTGCCATAAACTTTAtccacttttcaaaaaaaaaaagagttatGTTTCAACTATGTATCAATTTTACTCATTTTTTATTTCCCTATTACAGAAGGTAATGAAACACATTcgtttcgaatttttttttcataggaAAGTACACTATCATAGTTCTGAACAAGTAAATCTAGACTGTAAATTTACCTTGCGGAGGGTATAATGTTAATCCATGTTTGATTCCATACCCGACCGGTCTCAGATTCTCGTTCAAATAATAACACCAcaattcagtttttttttcttccaaacCTTCATACTGCAAATTTAATCGGCCAGAGAAGACTTCCACAATTCTTGCCAGCCAATAACAGGTGGGGTTATATGCATCTAATACTTCAACGTATTGACCAGCGCGAAGGTAGTGTGCAGGGTGTGATTTCTAAGAAAAATCACAGAATATATACTAACAACTAAAAAGACATGCATGTCAATGCAAAGAACAATAATATCccacaaattacaaaaaaaatacgcaCATCCAAAGCCTATGTGGCcatatttttcagaaaactATCAAAAAGTGAACATAATACAAGATTTGAAAATtggtaaaaaacataaaaactacaATATATGTTTTAACACTATTTAAGTTGCAgccacaaataaaaacaaaaattcaaatgTGAGTCAAAGATAAATGTGAGAagacaacataaaaaaaacgtATTATTAGTTTGaggcttttccaaaaaaacatgGTCAGTTAGGCCCTAGAACAACTAATTAGATCGCCTTAtaccaaaaatttgtttttgtttgacatTTCTCGTCACATAAGCAACCTATTAGAGCCTCTGTATGCTTACTGAGAGTGAGGTCACTGGGCGCTTACCTGCTCACTGAATGCCGAATTGTTATGGCTAAATAACCACTAAACACAacctacttttaaaaataatgattcTGATGCCTTTCTTGCTCCAGTTAAGTGTTTGATAAGATAAGCATACCAGTTCTTCTCTTTGTGTTGGATTGCTACAGAGAAAGATCAAATTTCAGTAACAAAGTGTCCtgcttatttaaaattaattttataaaaacccTTTCCATGGgtctttttgaaaatttaactaATTTAAGCTTTCACAAAGTCCGTTTCACTGGTGTGATGGTGACAGTCAAATCTTTTACTTCTCTCACAAACCGGTTTAAACTAGAGATTAAATATAGAACCTCTGGTTCAACTAGAGATCAAATATGATGTTGTAGCAAGTTATTTATTCTTACTATGATAAGATTTTAGACATTTGGCTTTTGTTAAGGATACCAGATATTTCATCTATTTActgtcacatttttttaaaaaagctgtgaCATATCCAAAAAGTTGACTTAGAAATTCTCTATCTCACAAGGAAGATAAGAAAAAATTCATTTAGCAATTATGTACCTTTAGCAACTAAAAATAGCAGGTCAATTCCCTGATTGCtttgaaaatgaaattaaaataattgtaAACATCGTTAACGGTCCATGTGGAGAATGCTGAATTAATAGAGGAAAGttcaaaaaatagttttatgtCATAATTCTAAACAAATTTCTATTGCTTATTATTTCCTTGGGGAGAACAACTCACTTCAAAATTACTTCATTATATTGTCTACTTGTCTATAAAGTCGTTACCAATCTGGTTAATTCCTGCACATTAGCACAAAGGAAGctataaaaacgttttttcaagtcaaacaaataaaaacttgCATACACTTTGGTGGCTTTAAAGCATGTTTAGTTCGTGCACACCAACCCACTGGATGCAGATCATCAGACAGCGTATTACACCAAAAGTCGGCATTATTGCATTGTTGAAAACCTTCGTATCGAACTAATATTAATGGTGGAGCTTTGGTAATGATGGTTGCTAGCCAGTATGTATTCCTGTAGTCTTTGTTTGGCACTTCAAGCTTCATACCAGGTTCAAATCCACACATACACTCTGGTACAACCTATTAAAACAAATTGTGTGAACCTCAGGCATAGATAGCACAACCACACACACATGAAATGAAATCATGGTATTATTGGTGTCAGACTAACTGTTTCTACAAATAGctgtattatttatttaaaaaatattgttattttctCTTCACagatttttcaattattttatattaaaattcaGAATAACAGATTGCATGCTAAATATCCTTCTGTTTGATGTTAGGAGTTGCATATTGCTTAGG is a genomic window of Hydractinia symbiolongicarpus strain clone_291-10 chromosome 14, HSymV2.1, whole genome shotgun sequence containing:
- the LOC130624971 gene encoding uncharacterized protein LOC130624971 isoform X3 — protein: MVEDSSASIKNQTGKIKSSLVCKDVQLIESKKTLHANGKFKTIPDAITWNESGKKIKRRLEDHLPNDNKKPKTDNDDTVELLDELKEEVFNWEKYIEDTGSREVPSSVFKHVVPECMCGFEPGMKLEVPNKDYRNTYWLATIITKAPPLILVRYEGFQQCNNADFWCNTLSDDLHPVGWCARTKHALKPPKSIQHKEKNWYAYLIKHLTGARKASESLFLKKSHPAHYLRAGQYVEVLDAYNPTCYWLARIVEVFSGRLNLQYEGLEEKKTELWCYYLNENLRPVGYGIKHGLTLYPPQGYFTFTHAQFSRITEKLLSLSKRTDNSLFKALFVGWPNKIEHNLRLGMKLEALHPNDPTSIYVASVARIFDNYYFLVKVDNLLSTQDDLILNSFVAHRNSPCIFPIGFCTRNGVTLHQPKGYIGKFTWDGYLKYTKSEPIPESFFAQIYDDVKLEVGMKLEAVDKENRGNICVSTISKVVGRHIWLNIDGDTRSDQVFHVDSHDIFPVGWCEATGHELQWPRPNTLEQKNRISSLRHTATRKNRLEVLRKGKLHDKSSDAKDSKKDKPKEKRQKSRHYLKGRRGVSRNRVTYDDKNDTTTDTSIAIVCINRLAEEYNSEESIKRHFHLDADGRLPAEVVTIDDDDDDVDKSKTEDNDPCKYSAADLSFLSFIRVKPNDLSKKEDEMFEKNLHDNDGNQGSDVDYLLSPNSSRERRSLNSVVAMLRATRRSQTKSHLLDQYKQSKSKKTEQPSQSINREKPHKQDAAKTVIDLCDDMGDDEESTLIVDTKVATQDNSIKIPGKGDYRIVEKIVTKRGDKSKIILKLGKALQTDHVFTPNRPTNSQTANMAATNVEDMHTLSNMARSHPGLDEIMRHRFVKVRNICKDLPKNPLVWTKKHVASFITTAGEEKYAKLFYDQEVDGHSLLLLTVQEIHHILGVHLGNAMKIHDYIFTLQQLVNDAYLNNHVKQAGSMETPHDTDSIILERETTSNSSKEEKVTTAEISETCTMFPKMDVIHWIKTSVIPENEKREVVSTTDMQQTYSETTKTESVQKTASVISKGLEVEPRNITQKEDSKNCALPVENFNPVQMIPVSEFNFMPAYNIPGHAVRVASPPVQMSATFTTPVHMMQYRPANIPVGSEFPIRFGTHLIPLHYLPEQAKETVTPVSKPNETLVPATSIQPIIIPHIPNTLKRPAEVMYPVPFHFPLQSKDCKKDNTASRKAKIRKTNMAGKSIMASPVSIPPPSFSPDHPWFQSYLRKVDMKLESKELWDDFYKNGTEMILTRIGRRMFPTLQIHVTGMDPKASYVIIVDFSPADHYRYKYEYESSQWLIACKETTPTPGRVYVHPESPATGEEWMRNTIDFTRCKLTNNIRDKRGHILMQSMHKYQPRIHIIYWNGALPLHIDPIELLRIGCRKEFVFLQTQFIAVTAYQNSQITQLKIASNPFARGFRGDWRKVSSSDEKSKIESEQSTTKNSKNSDQQESESSDKIIPKEEILSEEEEEEEEDVLDNEDKKEELSETKNKV
- the LOC130624971 gene encoding uncharacterized protein LOC130624971 isoform X2 codes for the protein MKSMVEDSSASIKNQTGKIKSSLVCKDVQLIESKKTLHANGKFKTIPDAITWNESGKKIKRRLEDHLPNDNKKPKTDNDDTVELLDELKEEVFNWEKYIEDTGSREVPSSVFKHVVPECMCGFEPGMKLEVPNKDYRNTYWLATIITKAPPLILVRYEGFQQCNNADFWCNTLSDDLHPVGWCARTKHALKPPKSIQHKEKNWYAYLIKHLTGARKASESLFLKKSHPAHYLRAGQYVEVLDAYNPTCYWLARIVEVFSGRLNLQYEGLEEKKTELWCYYLNENLRPVGYGIKHGLTLYPPQGYFTFTHAQFSRITEKLLSLSKRTDNSLFKALFVGWPNKIEHNLRLGMKLEALHPNDPTSIYVASVARIFDNYYFLVKVDNLLSTQDDLILNSFVAHRNSPCIFPIGFCTRNGVTLHQPKGYIGKFTWDGYLKYTKSEPIPESFFAQIYDDVKLEVGMKLEAVDKENRGNICVSTISKVVGRHIWLNIDGDTRSDQVFHVDSHDIFPVGWCEATGHELQWPRPNTLEQKNRISSLRHTATRKNRLEVLRKGKLHDKSSDAKDSKKDKPKEKRQKSRHYLKGRRGVSRNRVTYDDKNDTTTDTSIAIVCINRLAEEYNSEESIKRHFHLDADGRLPAEVVTIDDDDDDVDKSKTEDNDPCKYSAADLSFLSFIRVKPNDLSKKEDEMFEKNLHDNDGNQGSDVDYLLSPNSSRERRSLNSVVAMLRATRRSQTKSHLLDQYKQSKSKKTEQPSQSINREKPHKQDAAKTVIDLCDDMGDDEESTLIVDTKVATQDNSIKIPGKGDYRIVEKIVTKRGDKSKIILKLGKALQTDHVFTPNRPTNSQTANMAATNVEDMHTLSNMARSHPGLDEIMRHRFVKVRNICKDLPKNPLVWTKKHVASFITTAGEEKYAKLFYDQEVDGHSLLLLTVQEIHHILGVHLGNAMKIHDYIFTLQQLVNDAYLNNHVKQAGSMETPHDTDSIILERETTSNSSKEEKVTTAEISETCTMFPKMDVIHWIKTSVIPENEKREVVSTTDMQQTYSETTKTESVQKTASVISKGLEVEPRNITQKEDSKNCALPVENFNPVQMIPVSEFNFMPAYNIPGHAVRVASPPVQMSATFTTPVHMMQYRPANIPVGSEFPIRFGTHLIPLHYLPEQAKETVTPVSKPNETLVPATSIQPIIIPHIPNTLKRPAEVMYPVPFHFPLQSKDCKKDNTASRKAKIRKTNMAGKSIMASPVSIPPPSFSPDHPWFQSYLRKVDMKLESKELWDDFYKNGTEMILTRIGRRMFPTLQIHVTGMDPKASYVIIVDFSPADHYRYKYEYESSQWLIACKETTPTPGRVYVHPESPATGEEWMRNTIDFTRCKLTNNIRDKRGHILMQSMHKYQPRIHIIYWNGALPLHIDPIELLRIGCRKEFVFLQTQFIAVTAYQNSQITQLKIASNPFARGFRGDWRKVSSSDEKSKIESEQSTTKNSKNSDQQESESSDKIIPKEEILSEEEEEEEEDVLDNEDKKEELSETKNKV
- the LOC130624971 gene encoding uncharacterized protein LOC130624971 isoform X4, with amino-acid sequence MLMESLKQFQMPLHAVELLDELKEEVFNWEKYIEDTGSREVPSSVFKHVVPECMCGFEPGMKLEVPNKDYRNTYWLATIITKAPPLILVRYEGFQQCNNADFWCNTLSDDLHPVGWCARTKHALKPPKSIQHKEKNWYAYLIKHLTGARKASESLFLKKSHPAHYLRAGQYVEVLDAYNPTCYWLARIVEVFSGRLNLQYEGLEEKKTELWCYYLNENLRPVGYGIKHGLTLYPPQGYFTFTHAQFSRITEKLLSLSKRTDNSLFKALFVGWPNKIEHNLRLGMKLEALHPNDPTSIYVASVARIFDNYYFLVKVDNLLSTQDDLILNSFVAHRNSPCIFPIGFCTRNGVTLHQPKGYIGKFTWDGYLKYTKSEPIPESFFAQIYDDVKLEVGMKLEAVDKENRGNICVSTISKVVGRHIWLNIDGDTRSDQVFHVDSHDIFPVGWCEATGHELQWPRPNTLEQKNRISSLRHTATRKNRLEVLRKGKLHDKSSDAKDSKKDKPKEKRQKSRHYLKGRRGVSRNRVTYDDKNDTTTDTSIAIVCINRLAEEYNSEESIKRHFHLDADGRLPAEVVTIDDDDDDVDKSKTEDNDPCKYSAADLSFLSFIRVKPNDLSKKEDEMFEKNLHDNDGNQGSDVDYLLSPNSSRERRSLNSVVAMLRATRRSQTKSHLLDQYKQSKSKKTEQPSQSINREKPHKQDAAKTVIDLCDDMGDDEESTLIVDTKVATQDNSIKIPGKGDYRIVEKIVTKRGDKSKIILKLGKALQTDHVFTPNRPTNSQTANMAATNVEDMHTLSNMARSHPGLDEIMRHRFVKVRNICKDLPKNPLVWTKKHVASFITTAGEEKYAKLFYDQEVDGHSLLLLTVQEIHHILGVHLGNAMKIHDYIFTLQQLVNDAYLNNHVKQAGSMETPHDTDSIILERETTSNSSKEEKVTTAEISETCTMFPKMDVIHWIKTSVIPENEKREVVSTTDMQQTYSETTKTESVQKTASVISKGLEVEPRNITQKEDSKNCALPVENFNPVQMIPVSEFNFMPAYNIPGHAVRVASPPVQMSATFTTPVHMMQYRPANIPVGSEFPIRFGTHLIPLHYLPEQAKETVTPVSKPNETLVPATSIQPIIIPHIPNTLKRPAEVMYPVPFHFPLQSKDCKKDNTASRKAKIRKTNMAGKSIMASPVSIPPPSFSPDHPWFQSYLRKVDMKLESKELWDDFYKNGTEMILTRIGRRMFPTLQIHVTGMDPKASYVIIVDFSPADHYRYKYEYESSQWLIACKETTPTPGRVYVHPESPATGEEWMRNTIDFTRCKLTNNIRDKRGHILMQSMHKYQPRIHIIYWNGALPLHIDPIELLRIGCRKEFVFLQTQFIAVTAYQNSQITQLKIASNPFARGFRGDWRKVSSSDEKSKIESEQSTTKNSKNSDQQESESSDKIIPKEEILSEEEEEEEEDVLDNEDKKEELSETKNKV